Proteins encoded together in one Gemmatimonadota bacterium DH-78 window:
- a CDS encoding helix-turn-helix transcriptional regulator, translated as MANETAERHLPLKADVLEIMLAIAEEPMHGYAILSHVRERTQGRVALETGPLYRRLRRLLDDGLVQEVEAPDDTGGGDDRRRYYAPSELGRRVLALEAERLETVVRRQRALGLLGG; from the coding sequence AAACGAAACGGCGGAACGACACCTGCCGCTTAAGGCGGACGTGCTCGAGATCATGTTGGCGATCGCCGAGGAGCCGATGCACGGCTACGCGATCCTGAGCCACGTGCGCGAGCGAACCCAGGGGCGGGTGGCGCTCGAGACGGGCCCCCTCTACCGACGGCTCCGACGGCTGCTCGACGACGGGCTGGTGCAGGAAGTGGAGGCCCCCGACGACACGGGCGGTGGAGACGATCGGCGTCGCTACTACGCGCCATCCGAACTCGGGCGGCGTGTACTCGCGCTCGAGGCCGAGCGGTTGGAGACGGTGGTCCGACGCCAGCGGGCCCTCGGGCTGCTCGGCGGCTGA